In Paludisphaera rhizosphaerae, the sequence GGGAGCCTCGTCGAGCCGAGTCCCCTGGATCGTCAGGACGTCGCCGTCGGCGGTCACTTCCACCGTCGCGGGGTCCACCCCCGGCAACTCAACGACCACGATGGTTTCCTCCGGCGTCTCGTAGACGTCAACCGGCGGGGAGTACGGCTCAACGGTCGCCGGCGGTTCGTCGCCGACGGATGGACCGGCCTGAAAGGCGTCCTTCAAGAAACGGAAGAACTCGCGCTCCAGCGTCTGAAATGGCGAAGCGTCTGGGAACAGTCGGCTCATCAAAGTAATCCTCGCGTCCACAGACCGGGGTCAGGACTTGATCTCAATCCGTCGGGCGCGGGCCCGGTCGGCCTTGGGGAGATGGATCGTCAACACGCCGTCCTTCAGCTCGGCCGCGATCCGTTCGCGGTCGACGTCGTCGCTGAGGATGAACGAACGATGGTAGTCCCCCACGGCGTATTCCTGGTGGATCGGTCGAGCCCCCTCAGGAGCCGGGGCGTCGATCCGAGCGTCCAGGCTCAGGACGTTGTGCTCCAACTGAATGATGAGACTCGACTCGGTCGCCCCTGGGAGGTCGGCTTCCAGGGTCAGGCCGTCGGGTCCGTCGTGGATGTCGATCGGCGGGGTGATCGTCGCTCGAGGAACCTGGCCAGCCGGCGGCTGCGCGGGGCGCGACGACGAGGAAGACGTCCCAACCGAGACGCGGATCGGGGTGTGCTCTTGGCTCATGATCGGGGCTCCCGCGGCTCGGCGGCGGTCTGCGACGTGACGGCGATATGTCGAGGTTTGGCCCCCCCAGCGCGGGGAAGATGGACGGTCAGGACGCCGTCGACGAACCGCGCTGAGACCCTGGACTCGTCGACGCGATCCGGCAGCGTGATCGTCCGCGACCACCGCCCCATGAATCGCTCCTGGCGACGGTACGATTCATCCTGAACCCCTTCGGGCCGTTTGCGTTCGCCCCGAAGGGTGACGGTGTCGGACGTCGCCGTGAGTTCAACGTCGCCCGGGTCCATCCCTGGCAACTGCGCTGAGAGGATGAACTCGTCGCCCGTCGAATACAGGTTCACCGGCGGAAACGTCCGGAAATGGCGCAACGAAGGGAATGGATCGAACGACTGAAACAGCCGCCCCATCTCCCGCTGGATTTCGTGGAATGGATCCCATCCCCCCCGCCAATCCGACCCCGCCATGATTCACCCCCAGAGATTCTCGGTTGCCACCTCCCGTCACTAGTGCAGAGCGTGTGCCAAAATGGCCGAAAAAACCGGGGCCTCGCGAAAACACATCCCTAACCTCTGCCCCTGCAGACAATTGCGCCTCTCCGCGAAATGCCTTATCAGC encodes:
- a CDS encoding Hsp20/alpha crystallin family protein; amino-acid sequence: MNLYSTGDEFILSAQLPGMDPGDVELTATSDTVTLRGERKRPEGVQDESYRRQERFMGRWSRTITLPDRVDESRVSARFVDGVLTVHLPRAGGAKPRHIAVTSQTAAEPREPRS
- a CDS encoding Hsp20/alpha crystallin family protein — its product is MSRLFPDASPFQTLEREFFRFLKDAFQAGPSVGDEPPATVEPYSPPVDVYETPEETIVVVELPGVDPATVEVTADGDVLTIQGTRLDEAPAVDSLRRPREGRIGPFLRHVHLTREVDLDAARADGRHGVLTIRLPRPPAQKPRSIPIRTD
- a CDS encoding Hsp20/alpha crystallin family protein is translated as MSQEHTPIRVSVGTSSSSSRPAQPPAGQVPRATITPPIDIHDGPDGLTLEADLPGATESSLIIQLEHNVLSLDARIDAPAPEGARPIHQEYAVGDYHRSFILSDDVDRERIAAELKDGVLTIHLPKADRARARRIEIKS